The sequence below is a genomic window from Lentimicrobium saccharophilum.
AACGACGGAAGTGAGAACAGGACAAAAGACTGCTCAAGCAACAAAAGATAGCGTTGTACCGTTTCCACGGCAACTTTGAGCAGGTTACTGAGTTCACGCATTGAAACCTCGTTGCCGGTTTGTAATGCGATGGCTTTAAGAAGGTTCACCAGAATGTCGGATCTTCTTATATTTTCAAAACGCAGAACATCCCTGAACAGATAGTCGGAGGTTAATTCATCCAGCAGCTTCCGTTTCTGTGATTCCGGCCGGTCAATGATGTCGGGATATGATCCGAAAAGCAGAAGGTTTTCAAGCATTTCATCCTTCTGAAACCGGTTAAAGTGCGGTGAAAGTTCGATGAGCGAAACAGGGTACATAATAAACTTGACATTGCGCCCTGTAAGTGGCTCTGACAAAGCATTTGACAGGTCAAAACTGCTCGAACCGGTAGCGAGGTATTGAATTTCCGGATAAGTATCAATCAACAATTTTAGTAAACTACCTATCTGAGGAATTTTCTGGGCTTCATCAAACACCACGATTTTTGCATCGCCAAGGTATTGCCTGATGCGATCCTGGTTCCCCGAATTCAATAGTTCCCATACCTGCTGGCGTTCGCAATTCAAATATATGGCTCCGGATTGCCCTGATATGATCTCATTGGCAAGCGTTGTTTTGCCGACCTGCCGGGGGCCGTAAAGAATAATTACCTTACCCTGAAACAACCATTCAGTGATCTTAGCCTGTAAAGTGCGCTGATACTTCAATTTCTTCATAATATTGAAATATGTCGATTATACCCGACAAATTTAATAAAATTTGTCGGGTATAACAACAGTAACTGATAAAATCTGAATACAAGCGGCCTTTTTAAAATCTGGAGTCTTTTCCCGACAATCGGATAATTTGATTATAAAATTAGAATCAGAATGTTCGTCGAATGCCCGACACAGTTAAAAACTGTTTATATTCGTTGCCTTAATGGTATAGTAAGTCAGCATAATTATCCTGTGATATGAAAACTATAGTATGGCTATTCCTTCTGCTTCTTACCTTTTCTATGTCAGCTTTTACTCAGGAGAACGACGAAGTGTGTAAAGGTTCCTTCAGGCAGGTTGTTTTTGGTGAATCCATCGGAACCACCGGGCTTTCTGTGGTAGATATTGACAATGACGGGATTGATGAGATGATCCTGAGTGCCGGGGATGAAACCTTTGAAGATGGACGTTACTGGTATATTCTTGAATATGTCGCTGCTGAACAGACATTTAAACAGACCTGGGTAAGCCCCTACTATACTGACCGCATTATGATGATGTCGGTACTGGATATCGATGACAACGGGGTTTATGAGGTGGTACTCGGATTGCAGAATGGCCGGGCTGAGATCTATAGTACTGCGGATATGTCGCTGGTCAGCTCTTTTGCGGTTGATCATACCAACACCGGCTATTACAATGAAGGTGTTGTTACTGTGCTTAATGCCGATGCCGACAACGATGGTGAAACTGAGCTGGTGTTTCTGAGTACCGATTCAACCTATTTCTATTCGGGCTATCCGCCGGTGCTGGAACATGTGATTCCTATCGGAGGACAGGACATAGTTTGCGGAAATGTTGACAACGAACCTTCGCTTGAGCTCTGTTACAGTAAGGGAGAGGTTGTCCGGTTAAGGAATGGCGTGTATACGGTTTTATGGGACTTCTACGGGAATCAGAATTATGGATACAGCCGTATCGGACTTGCCGATCAGGATGGTGATGGAAACGATGAGATTTTTGCGTGCGGAAACAATACCATTCAGGTGTGGGATGTTGAAACCCAGTCAGAGAAATACAGCATGGCAGCCGACATTGATCCCCTTGCCTTCTACCTGGCAGATACCGATGACGATGGCATAAAGGAATTGTATTACGGGGAGGCTGACTGGGGTAATGTTTATTGCCGGCTCACAACCACCGGAGAGGTGTTGTGGTCCAGAAATTATGGTCATGGCGGTCTGAATTGTCTTGCAACCGGCAATGTTGACAATGAGCCGGCAAAGGAAATCATCTGGGCAGTTGCCCATGGCAGTACTGGCGAGGATTATCTGTACACCTTCGACCTCGGAACGCAGCAACAGGAATGGCAAAGCGAATCGGTGAACGGCCCGTTTGAGAAAATACAGGTATTCGACGTGGACAACGATGGAATCGAAGAACTCATAACCCTGGCACCAGGCACCAGTAATTATTACAATGAAAGCCAGGTCTCTTTCTGGGACCCATACACGCATGAACAGGAGTGGAAGTCGCCGGGAAATATGTTTTATTATTCTACGGTTATCTTTGATTTTGCCATTTTCGATACCGACAATGACGGAGTATCAGAAATCGTGCTACCCACTTCCAAAAATTACAAAGCGGCCCTGTATGTGCTGGACCCGGTTACACATCAGATACAGAATGAATATTTCTATGATAACCCTGAAAGGTTCACTGACATTGCTATCGCAGATCCGGATAACGACGGAAAAATGGAATATATTCTCGGGGCTCCCACAACCGTAATGGTGGTTGATGTTGAAACAGCCGTTGTTGAATGGTCATTGCCTGAATATCATTATTTTGATCAATATCATTGTCAACTGATGGTAGAGAATATTGATCAGGACCCCGCCGGTGAAATCATCCTGTTTTCAGATTCACTGAAGATCATCGACGGTGTGACCCATGCTGTTGTCACAGTGGGAGATAACATCGCTTCATTTGATCTTTACGACCTCGACAACGACGGATACAAGGAGATCATTTTTGGCACCACTAACGGGGAAATTGGGGTGGTCGATAGTCCGGGAACTACCATTTCGTGGCTGCCGGTGCAGATGGAGAAACGGATTGGTGGCCTGCGGGTGGACGATCTCACCGGTAACAGCGAGCCGGAACTGATTTTTGTTTCATCCGGAAGGGTATGGTTCAGCACGCTGGAAGGGCACATTGAATACACAGCAAGAGTTTCCCGGGATGAATATTATGAGCACTGGCATGTAAATGA
It includes:
- a CDS encoding ATP-binding protein; translation: MKKLKYQRTLQAKITEWLFQGKVIILYGPRQVGKTTLANEIISGQSGAIYLNCERQQVWELLNSGNQDRIRQYLGDAKIVVFDEAQKIPQIGSLLKLLIDTYPEIQYLATGSSSFDLSNALSEPLTGRNVKFIMYPVSLIELSPHFNRFQKDEMLENLLLFGSYPDIIDRPESQKRKLLDELTSDYLFRDVLRFENIRRSDILVNLLKAIALQTGNEVSMRELSNLLKVAVETVQRYLLLLEQSFVLFSLPSFSRNLRNEISKGRKYYFYDLGIRNNLLQNFTPLSSRNDTGQLWENFCIIERIKKNQAKDRRVNMYFWRTYQQQEIDLIEEHEGILDTFEFKWKSRPGQKIPSGFRNAYPQSTYQIIDRENYHNFLT